Proteins encoded by one window of Microbacterium testaceum:
- the prfA gene encoding peptide chain release factor 1, with amino-acid sequence MFESVRGLLDEHREVELELNDPAVHADAARAKRVNRRYAELSRIVHAYEAWRAASDDLDAARELAREDSAFAEEVPALEERVAETQERLRRLLIPRDPDDARDVIMEIKGGEGGAESALFAADLLRMYLQYAASMGWKTELLERTESDLGGYKDVQVAIKGSSSDPAQGVWAHLKYEGGVHRVQRVPATESQGRIHTSTTGVLVFPEVDEPEEVAIDPNDLKIDVFRSSGPGGQSVNTTDSAVRITHVPTGIVVSMQNEKSQLQNREAGMRVLRARLLAKQQEERDAVAADARKSQIRGMDRSERIRTYNFPENRIADHRTGYKAYNLDQVMDGALGPIIESAITADEEARLAALADS; translated from the coding sequence ATCTTCGAGTCCGTCCGCGGGCTGCTCGACGAGCACCGGGAGGTCGAGCTCGAGCTGAACGACCCCGCGGTCCACGCTGACGCCGCGCGCGCCAAACGGGTGAACCGGCGCTACGCCGAGCTCAGTCGCATCGTGCACGCCTACGAGGCCTGGCGCGCGGCATCCGACGATCTGGATGCCGCGCGCGAACTCGCCCGCGAGGACTCCGCGTTCGCCGAGGAGGTCCCGGCTCTCGAGGAGCGCGTGGCCGAGACGCAGGAGCGCCTTCGGCGTCTGCTCATCCCGCGCGACCCCGACGACGCCCGTGACGTGATCATGGAGATCAAGGGCGGCGAGGGCGGCGCCGAGAGCGCCCTCTTCGCGGCCGATCTGCTGCGCATGTACCTGCAGTACGCGGCATCCATGGGCTGGAAGACCGAGCTGCTCGAACGCACCGAGTCCGACCTCGGCGGCTACAAGGACGTCCAGGTCGCGATCAAGGGCTCCTCGAGCGACCCCGCGCAGGGCGTGTGGGCGCACCTGAAGTACGAGGGCGGAGTGCACCGCGTGCAGCGCGTGCCCGCCACCGAGTCGCAGGGGCGCATCCACACCTCCACGACCGGCGTCCTCGTCTTCCCCGAGGTCGACGAGCCCGAAGAGGTCGCGATCGACCCGAACGACCTGAAGATCGACGTTTTCCGCTCGTCGGGCCCCGGCGGTCAGTCCGTCAACACGACCGACTCCGCGGTGCGCATCACGCACGTTCCCACCGGGATCGTCGTCTCGATGCAGAACGAGAAGTCGCAGCTGCAGAACCGCGAGGCCGGCATGCGCGTGCTGCGCGCCCGCCTGCTCGCCAAGCAGCAGGAGGAGCGCGACGCCGTCGCCGCCGATGCGCGCAAGTCGCAGATCCGCGGCATGGACCGCTCCGAGCGCATCCGCACCTACAACTTCCCCGAGAACCGTATCGCCGATCACCGCACCGGGTACAAGGCGTACAACCTCGACCAGGTGATGGACGGCGCCCTCGGCCCGATCATCGAGTCGGCGATCACCGCCGACGAAGAAGCGCGCCTCGCGGCCCTCGCCGACTCCTAA
- a CDS encoding amidase, with amino-acid sequence MPRLHDLSLVAQIDGLRSGEFSPTELTSRYLDRIDRHRGLGAFSEVTRDAALRRAADLPRPADGSLWGVPLADKDLVARAGVPTRYGSRSRMNHVPAASDPLAAALDTAGAINVGKTSTSEFGLTGFTEPLIHDPARDPWRPAAGAGGSSGGAAVAVAAGLLPAAVGSDGGGSIRIPSATVGVVGLKPSRGRLPIGSGFDSPDGLSVTGPIARSVEDAGLLLDALVGLAPFSYATAAPGAGPFVDAARRDPGRLRLGITTVSPWDDDEDIVLDADARAAFDTAAAWLDDAGHAVKDADWHPFGYAELFRVLWRASAARIPLSDADAELVEPLTAWLVQEGRRLSALELLGGLAAARAFERRIIADFSAFDAVLTPALAQPPQPIGSYAGHSPERTFAMQVEYAPYSSFVNVAGLPAITVPVTTDAAAHPVSVQLVGRPGGEATLLSLAAQLEARRGPLPHPPAWDA; translated from the coding sequence ATGCCCCGACTGCACGATCTCTCGCTCGTGGCCCAGATCGACGGGCTCCGCAGCGGCGAGTTCTCGCCCACCGAGCTGACGAGCCGCTATCTCGACCGCATCGACCGCCACCGCGGTCTCGGCGCCTTCTCCGAGGTGACCCGGGATGCCGCGCTCCGACGTGCGGCCGATCTCCCTCGACCGGCCGACGGGTCGCTGTGGGGCGTCCCCCTGGCCGACAAGGACCTCGTCGCCCGCGCCGGAGTCCCCACGCGCTACGGCTCGCGCTCACGGATGAACCACGTGCCCGCGGCATCCGATCCCCTCGCCGCGGCCCTCGACACCGCCGGAGCGATCAACGTCGGCAAGACCAGCACCTCGGAGTTCGGTCTTACCGGCTTCACCGAACCGCTGATCCACGACCCGGCGCGCGACCCGTGGCGGCCCGCGGCCGGCGCGGGGGGCTCGAGCGGTGGCGCGGCGGTGGCGGTCGCTGCGGGACTCCTCCCCGCGGCCGTCGGGTCGGACGGGGGCGGCTCGATCCGCATCCCCTCGGCGACCGTGGGCGTCGTGGGCCTGAAACCCTCGCGCGGGCGGCTGCCGATCGGCTCGGGCTTCGACTCCCCCGACGGCCTGTCGGTCACGGGACCGATCGCGCGCTCGGTCGAAGACGCCGGTCTCCTTCTCGACGCCCTCGTCGGGCTCGCCCCCTTCTCGTACGCGACAGCCGCGCCCGGCGCCGGCCCCTTCGTCGACGCCGCGCGCCGCGACCCCGGTCGACTGCGCCTCGGGATCACCACCGTCTCGCCGTGGGACGACGACGAGGACATCGTCCTCGACGCCGACGCGCGCGCCGCCTTCGACACCGCCGCCGCCTGGCTCGACGACGCCGGGCACGCGGTGAAGGATGCCGACTGGCATCCGTTCGGGTATGCCGAGCTGTTCCGCGTGCTCTGGCGGGCGAGTGCCGCGCGCATCCCGCTGAGCGACGCCGATGCCGAGCTCGTCGAGCCCCTCACCGCGTGGCTCGTGCAGGAGGGGCGACGCCTGTCGGCGCTCGAGCTGCTCGGCGGACTCGCGGCCGCCCGGGCCTTCGAGCGCCGCATCATCGCTGACTTCTCGGCCTTCGATGCGGTGCTCACCCCCGCTCTCGCGCAGCCCCCGCAGCCGATCGGCTCGTACGCGGGGCACAGCCCCGAGCGCACGTTCGCGATGCAGGTCGAGTACGCGCCGTACTCCAGCTTCGTCAATGTCGCCGGGTTGCCCGCGATCACCGTGCCGGTGACGACGGATGCCGCGGCCCACCCCGTATCGGTGCAGCTCGTCGGCCGCCCCGGGGGCGAGGCCACGTTGCTGTCGCTCGCCGCTCAGCTCGAGGCGCGCCGGGGCCCGCTCCCCCACCCGCCCGCCTGGGACGCCTGA
- the rho gene encoding transcription termination factor Rho, whose protein sequence is MESISETQPVDAPEGAETPADEQPTAAAEGTDTEQTPEGADAPAAEEPAEAAADAQPEALFTDDALAAQAPAEAVADAPAADAPAADAPASEAPVAAAAAEPAAEEAAPVEKPARAPRKRAPRRAKSATAEETAAAEAAAAEEKAAADAAAAEAPAAEAATDESATTPVTTAADVAADAETETPAVAADASAAEAPAADTAPAEGDAEQADAAPADGAAEQADEAPARGRGRSRSRNRNRNKTDADKAEAPAQPAADEAEAPQQQGGQRDNAQRDNAQRDNAQNGQQAQQQQGGAANSRNRQRNKRRGQSTTGDEFETEIGEDDVLVPIAGVLDVLDNYAFVRTTGYLPGPSDVYVSLGQVKKYNLRKGDAVVGAIKQPREGEQQGRQKYNALVQVDSINGLSVDDAATRVEFNNLTPLYPQERLRLETGPEKLTQRIIDLVAPVGKGQRGLIVAPPKAGKTIVLQQIANAIATNNPEVHLMVVLVDERPEEVTDMQRTVRGEVIASTFDRPAEDHTTVAELAIERAKRLVELGRDVVVLLDSITRLGRAYNLAAPTSGRVLSGGVDASALYPPKRFFGAARNIENGGSLTILATALVETGSKMDDVIFEEFKGTGNSELRLNRQLADKRIFPAVDVNASSTRREEMLLSNDEVKITWKLRRALAGLEPQQALEVVLGKLKETQSNVEFLVQMQKSIPAPARGGDDNSIR, encoded by the coding sequence TTCACCGACGACGCCCTCGCCGCGCAGGCCCCGGCCGAAGCGGTCGCGGACGCGCCCGCCGCCGATGCACCCGCTGCCGATGCTCCCGCCTCGGAGGCGCCTGTCGCCGCTGCTGCCGCGGAGCCCGCCGCCGAAGAGGCGGCCCCGGTCGAGAAGCCCGCACGCGCCCCGCGCAAGCGTGCCCCGCGTCGCGCCAAGAGCGCGACCGCCGAAGAGACGGCCGCCGCCGAAGCCGCCGCCGCCGAAGAGAAGGCCGCCGCTGACGCCGCCGCCGCCGAGGCGCCCGCCGCCGAGGCCGCGACCGACGAGTCCGCGACGACCCCCGTCACCACGGCCGCCGACGTGGCCGCCGACGCCGAGACAGAGACCCCCGCGGTCGCCGCTGACGCGTCCGCCGCCGAGGCGCCCGCCGCCGACACCGCGCCCGCCGAGGGCGACGCCGAGCAGGCCGACGCCGCGCCCGCCGACGGTGCCGCCGAGCAGGCCGACGAGGCCCCGGCCCGCGGCCGTGGCCGCAGCCGCTCGCGCAACCGCAACCGCAACAAGACCGACGCCGACAAGGCCGAGGCTCCGGCCCAGCCCGCCGCCGACGAGGCCGAGGCCCCGCAGCAGCAGGGCGGCCAGCGCGACAACGCCCAGCGCGACAACGCCCAGCGCGACAACGCCCAGAACGGACAGCAGGCCCAGCAGCAGCAGGGCGGGGCGGCAAACAGCCGCAACCGTCAGCGCAACAAGCGCCGCGGCCAGAGCACCACGGGCGACGAGTTCGAGACCGAGATCGGCGAAGACGACGTGCTCGTCCCCATCGCCGGTGTCCTCGACGTGCTCGACAACTACGCCTTCGTCCGCACCACCGGCTACCTGCCCGGCCCCAGCGACGTCTACGTTTCGCTCGGTCAGGTCAAGAAGTACAACCTCCGCAAGGGCGACGCCGTCGTCGGCGCCATCAAGCAGCCCCGCGAGGGCGAGCAGCAGGGCCGCCAGAAGTACAACGCCCTCGTGCAGGTCGACTCGATCAACGGTCTGTCGGTCGACGACGCCGCCACGCGCGTCGAGTTCAACAACCTCACGCCCCTGTACCCCCAGGAGCGCCTGCGCCTCGAGACCGGTCCCGAGAAGCTCACGCAGCGCATCATCGACCTGGTCGCCCCGGTCGGCAAGGGTCAGCGCGGCCTGATCGTCGCGCCCCCCAAGGCCGGTAAGACGATCGTGCTGCAGCAGATCGCCAACGCGATCGCGACGAACAACCCCGAGGTCCACCTCATGGTCGTGCTCGTCGACGAGCGCCCCGAAGAGGTCACCGACATGCAGCGCACCGTGCGCGGCGAGGTCATCGCCTCGACCTTCGACCGTCCGGCCGAAGACCACACCACCGTCGCCGAGCTGGCCATCGAGCGCGCGAAGCGTCTCGTCGAGCTCGGTCGCGACGTCGTCGTGCTGCTCGACTCGATCACGCGCCTCGGCCGCGCGTACAACCTCGCCGCCCCCACCTCGGGCCGCGTGCTCTCGGGCGGTGTCGACGCCTCGGCGCTGTACCCGCCGAAGCGCTTCTTCGGCGCCGCGCGCAACATCGAGAACGGCGGATCGCTCACGATCCTCGCGACGGCCCTCGTCGAGACCGGCTCCAAGATGGACGACGTGATCTTCGAGGAGTTCAAGGGCACCGGCAACAGCGAGCTGCGCCTGAACCGTCAGCTCGCCGACAAGCGCATCTTCCCGGCCGTCGACGTCAACGCGTCGAGCACCCGCCGCGAAGAGATGCTGCTGTCGAACGACGAGGTCAAGATCACCTGGAAGCTGCGTCGCGCGCTGGCCGGCCTCGAGCCCCAGCAGGCCCTCGAGGTCGTGCTCGGAAAGCTCAAGGAGACCCAGTCGAACGTCGAGTTCCTGGTGCAGATGCAGAAGTCGATCCCGGCGCCCGCGCGCGGCGGTGACGACAACAGCATCCGCTGA
- a CDS encoding GrpB family protein — MLTAAQIVSFDDTPPPPGLSPWVGPAEQVRQIEIVDPDAAWHGVFEMLRSRIDDALGDRVLEIEHVGSTSVPGLAAKPVIDIDLTVADTDDEDAYVPALEALGFVLRVREPWWLGHRCLVSAEPAANLHVWPPDSPEAARHRLFRDWLRADESDRQRYAAVKREVAADGLMSEYNARKEGVIREIYARAFTAAGLLP, encoded by the coding sequence GTGCTCACCGCCGCTCAGATCGTGTCGTTCGACGACACCCCGCCCCCGCCCGGACTCTCACCGTGGGTCGGCCCCGCCGAGCAGGTGCGACAGATCGAGATCGTGGATCCGGATGCCGCCTGGCACGGCGTCTTCGAGATGCTCCGCTCCCGGATCGACGACGCCCTGGGCGACCGTGTGCTCGAGATCGAGCACGTCGGCTCGACATCGGTGCCGGGGTTGGCCGCCAAACCCGTCATCGACATCGACCTGACGGTCGCCGACACCGACGATGAGGACGCCTACGTGCCGGCCCTCGAGGCGCTCGGGTTCGTGCTGCGCGTGCGCGAGCCGTGGTGGCTCGGGCACCGCTGCCTGGTCTCGGCCGAGCCGGCCGCCAACCTGCACGTGTGGCCGCCCGACAGTCCCGAGGCCGCGCGGCACCGCCTCTTCCGCGACTGGCTGCGCGCCGACGAGTCGGATCGACAGCGGTACGCCGCGGTCAAGCGCGAGGTCGCGGCCGACGGCCTGATGAGCGAGTACAACGCCCGCAAAGAGGGCGTGATCCGCGAGATCTACGCGCGCGCTTTCACCGCGGCGGGCCTGTTGCCCTGA